A genomic stretch from Bradyrhizobium sp. 195 includes:
- a CDS encoding M81 family metallopeptidase: MTRIAVGGFLHETNTFAPTKATFADFQHGGGWPAMTEGADVLKVMRRINVGLAGFVDSAEANGWELVPTIACGASPSAHVTEDAFERIVKVMVDGIAAAGPIDAVYLDLHGAMVTEHLDDGEGEILARVRRVIGKDVPLVTSLDLHANVTPEMIAHADTLIAYRTYPHVDMAETGRASARHLALLLKTKQRFAKAFRQLPFLIPISWQCTNDQPTKGIYEKLAALESDAVPTLSFAPGFPAADFRDCGPSVFAYGRTQEDADRAADAIVKLIESHEDDFDGKIWSPDDGVRHAMELSKSASKPIIIADTQDNPGAGGDSDTTGMLRALVRNKASAATGAIYDPASAMAAHAAGVGATVTLSLGGKSGIPGDEPYRETFVVEKLSDGRFIAPGPYYGGREMEMGPSAALRIGDVRVVVSSHKAQLADQAMYRYVGIEPTEQKILVNKSSVHFRADFEPIAEKLMICAAPGAMPADTATLPWTRLRPGIRIKPNGPVFNPPSR; encoded by the coding sequence ATGACACGTATCGCCGTCGGCGGCTTCCTGCACGAGACCAACACCTTCGCCCCGACGAAGGCGACATTTGCGGACTTCCAGCATGGCGGCGGCTGGCCGGCAATGACGGAAGGCGCCGACGTCTTGAAGGTGATGCGGCGCATCAATGTCGGCCTCGCCGGCTTCGTCGACAGCGCGGAAGCGAACGGCTGGGAACTCGTTCCGACGATCGCCTGCGGGGCGAGCCCCTCGGCACACGTCACCGAGGATGCCTTCGAGCGCATCGTGAAGGTGATGGTCGACGGCATCGCTGCCGCCGGCCCGATCGATGCCGTCTATCTCGACCTGCACGGCGCCATGGTGACCGAGCATCTCGACGACGGCGAAGGCGAGATCCTGGCGCGCGTGCGCCGCGTCATCGGCAAGGATGTTCCGCTGGTCACCAGCCTCGACCTGCACGCCAACGTCACGCCCGAGATGATCGCGCATGCCGACACGCTGATCGCCTACCGCACCTATCCCCATGTCGACATGGCCGAGACCGGCCGCGCCTCGGCGCGGCATCTCGCCCTGCTGCTGAAGACGAAGCAACGCTTCGCAAAGGCGTTCCGGCAATTGCCGTTCCTGATCCCGATCAGCTGGCAGTGCACCAACGACCAGCCGACCAAAGGCATCTACGAAAAGCTCGCCGCGCTGGAGAGCGATGCGGTTCCGACGCTCTCTTTCGCGCCGGGGTTCCCCGCCGCCGATTTCCGCGATTGCGGTCCGAGCGTGTTCGCCTATGGCAGAACGCAAGAGGACGCCGACCGTGCGGCGGATGCGATCGTGAAGCTGATCGAAAGCCACGAGGATGATTTCGACGGCAAGATCTGGTCGCCCGACGATGGCGTGCGCCACGCCATGGAACTCTCTAAGAGCGCAAGCAAGCCGATCATCATCGCCGACACCCAGGACAATCCCGGCGCCGGCGGCGATTCCGACACGACGGGCATGCTGCGCGCGCTGGTTCGCAACAAGGCGAGCGCCGCGACCGGGGCGATCTACGATCCGGCATCGGCCATGGCCGCGCATGCGGCCGGCGTCGGCGCCACCGTGACGCTGTCGCTCGGCGGCAAGTCCGGCATTCCCGGCGACGAGCCTTATCGCGAGACGTTCGTGGTCGAAAAGCTGTCCGACGGCCGCTTCATCGCGCCCGGCCCTTATTACGGCGGCCGCGAGATGGAGATGGGCCCCTCGGCGGCCTTGCGCATCGGCGACGTCCGCGTTGTCGTCTCTTCGCACAAGGCGCAGCTCGCCGACCAGGCCATGTACCGCTATGTCGGCATCGAGCCCACCGAACAGAAAATTCTGGTCAACAAGAGCTCGGTGCACTTCCGCGCCGACTTCGAGCCGATCGCGGAAAAGCTGATGATCTGCGCCGCGCCCGGCGCGATGCCGGCCGACACCGCAACGCTGCCCTGGACACGCCTGCGCCCGGGCATTCGCATCAAGCCGAACGGTCCCGTTTTCAATCCTCCTTCACGCTAA
- a CDS encoding M20 aminoacylase family protein, which produces MPTIDRIDGYADELTAIRRDLHAHPEIGFEEVRTSGIVADKLKSWGIEVHRGLGGTGVIGVIKGKGSSGKRIGLRADMDALPMEENTNLKWSSKIPGRFHGCGHDGHTTMLLGTARYLAETRNFDGTVHLIFQPAEEGLGGARAMIKDGLFEKFPCDELYGLHNAPDLNHGEIAILPGPAMASADFFDLRITGYGAHGAMPERSKDAVIIATTLAQAIQTIVSRNVEPLQAAVISITQIHAGSAYNVIPGDAHLCGTIRTFSKEVRTLISERIRTICAGIASAYSCAIDVDIRDTFDVLVNQVEQSKVVEEVARTIVDPANVITRAQPKMGSEDFADMLQTIPGAYFWVGHDGSVPVHNPGFVLDDKILPIGASMFARIIETRMPVGANA; this is translated from the coding sequence ATGCCCACGATCGACCGCATCGACGGCTACGCCGACGAACTCACCGCCATCCGCCGCGACCTTCACGCCCATCCCGAGATCGGCTTCGAGGAAGTGCGCACCTCCGGCATCGTCGCCGACAAGCTGAAGAGCTGGGGCATCGAGGTGCATCGCGGCCTCGGCGGCACCGGCGTGATCGGCGTCATCAAGGGCAAGGGATCGAGCGGCAAGCGCATTGGCCTTCGCGCCGACATGGACGCGCTGCCGATGGAAGAGAACACCAATCTGAAATGGAGTTCGAAAATCCCCGGCCGCTTCCACGGCTGCGGCCATGACGGCCACACCACCATGCTGCTCGGCACCGCGCGCTATCTCGCCGAGACCAGGAACTTTGACGGCACCGTGCATCTGATCTTCCAGCCGGCCGAGGAAGGCCTTGGCGGCGCTCGCGCCATGATCAAGGACGGCCTGTTCGAGAAGTTTCCCTGCGACGAGCTCTATGGCCTGCACAACGCGCCCGACCTCAACCATGGCGAGATCGCGATCCTGCCCGGCCCCGCGATGGCCAGCGCCGACTTCTTCGACCTCCGCATCACCGGCTATGGCGCGCATGGCGCGATGCCCGAGCGCTCCAAGGACGCGGTGATCATCGCGACCACGCTGGCGCAGGCGATCCAGACCATCGTCAGCCGCAACGTCGAGCCGCTGCAGGCCGCCGTCATCTCGATCACGCAGATCCACGCCGGCTCCGCCTACAACGTCATCCCCGGCGACGCGCATCTGTGCGGCACCATCCGCACCTTCTCGAAAGAAGTCCGCACCCTGATCAGCGAACGCATCCGCACGATCTGCGCCGGCATCGCGAGCGCCTACAGTTGCGCGATCGACGTCGACATCCGCGATACCTTCGACGTGCTGGTCAACCAGGTCGAGCAGTCCAAGGTGGTCGAGGAGGTCGCGCGCACCATCGTCGACCCCGCCAACGTGATCACCCGCGCCCAGCCGAAGATGGGCAGCGAGGATTTCGCCGACATGCTGCAGACCATCCCCGGCGCCTATTTCTGGGTCGGCCATGACGGCTCGGTGCCTGTGCACAATCCCGGCTTCGTGCTCGACGACAAGATCCTGCCGATCGGCGCCAGCATGTTTGCCCGCATCATCGAGACGCGCATGCCGGTAGGTGCCAATGCATAA
- a CDS encoding amidase, whose translation MHKKNVEEAVTPLHDLSAVDLIAGYRAKQFSPSEVLEDVLAHVAAWEPHLKALYAFDPDGAREAAKASTARWAGGEPSGALDGVPVTVKDNIATKGVPVPLGAASVKLVPAEKDAPPAARLREAGAVIFAKTTMPDYGMLSSGLSSFHALARNPWDLSKNPGGSSAGAGAAAAAGYGPLHLGTDIGGSVRLPAGWCGLVGLKPSFGRVPIDPTYVGRVAGPMTRTVDDCALMMSAIAKPDRRDGMSLPAEPLNWKGLEKSPRKLRIGLMLDPGCGLALEKPVREVAVKAAKAFESAGAVVTEVDGILTREMLDGLDNFWRARMWDDLAKLTPAEQAKVLPYIFKWGESGAKLSGVDVLRGFNQTMAIRAAASKLFCELDYVISPTAPNVNYAAEWASPTNDPMKPFEHIAYTVPWNMSENPAVSINGGFDAKGFPIGVQIVGRRFDDIGVLGMAKAFEGLRGPQRPWPSPPAK comes from the coding sequence ATGCATAAAAAGAACGTCGAAGAGGCGGTCACCCCGCTGCACGATCTGTCCGCGGTCGATCTGATCGCGGGCTATCGCGCCAAGCAGTTCTCGCCAAGCGAGGTGCTGGAGGACGTGCTCGCGCACGTCGCTGCGTGGGAGCCGCATCTGAAGGCGCTCTATGCGTTCGATCCCGACGGCGCGCGCGAGGCCGCGAAGGCCTCGACCGCGCGCTGGGCCGGGGGCGAACCGTCCGGCGCGCTCGACGGCGTGCCGGTCACGGTGAAAGACAACATCGCAACCAAGGGCGTGCCGGTGCCGCTCGGGGCGGCCAGCGTCAAGCTCGTGCCGGCGGAGAAGGATGCCCCGCCCGCCGCTCGCTTGCGCGAGGCCGGCGCGGTCATCTTCGCCAAGACCACCATGCCCGATTACGGCATGCTGTCTTCCGGGCTCTCCAGCTTCCATGCGCTCGCACGCAATCCCTGGGACCTCTCCAAGAACCCCGGCGGCTCCAGCGCGGGCGCAGGCGCTGCCGCTGCGGCCGGCTACGGTCCGCTGCATCTCGGCACCGATATCGGCGGCTCTGTGCGCCTGCCTGCGGGCTGGTGCGGCCTCGTCGGATTGAAGCCGAGCTTTGGCCGGGTGCCGATCGATCCCACCTATGTCGGCCGCGTCGCCGGCCCCATGACCCGCACGGTCGACGATTGCGCGCTGATGATGAGTGCGATCGCAAAGCCCGACCGGCGCGACGGCATGAGCCTGCCCGCCGAACCGCTCAACTGGAAGGGCCTGGAGAAATCTCCGCGCAAGCTGCGCATCGGCCTCATGCTCGATCCCGGCTGCGGCCTGGCGCTGGAGAAGCCGGTGCGCGAGGTCGCGGTGAAGGCGGCCAAGGCGTTCGAATCCGCCGGCGCCGTCGTCACCGAGGTCGACGGCATCCTCACGCGCGAGATGCTCGATGGCCTCGACAACTTCTGGCGTGCCCGGATGTGGGACGATCTGGCCAAGCTGACGCCGGCCGAACAGGCCAAGGTGCTGCCCTATATCTTCAAATGGGGCGAGTCCGGCGCCAAGCTGTCGGGCGTCGACGTCCTCCGCGGCTTCAACCAGACCATGGCGATCCGCGCGGCGGCGTCAAAGCTGTTCTGCGAGCTCGACTACGTGATCTCGCCGACAGCGCCAAACGTGAACTATGCGGCGGAATGGGCCTCGCCGACCAATGATCCGATGAAGCCGTTCGAGCACATCGCCTATACCGTGCCGTGGAATATGTCGGAGAACCCCGCCGTCTCGATCAACGGCGGCTTCGACGCCAAGGGTTTTCCCATTGGCGTGCAGATCGTCGGCCGCCGCTTCGACGATATCGGCGTGCTCGGCATGGCCAAGGCGTTTGAAGGCTTGCGCGGGCCGCAGCGGCCCTGGCCGAGCCCGCCGGCGAAGTAA